Part of the Nicotiana sylvestris chromosome 2, ASM39365v2, whole genome shotgun sequence genome, ccttggtaccgatgaagaaccaagatctacctacctaagtgctttactgGAAGTTGATAAAGAGAGCacatatattgagttactcaaggagttcagggatgtcttcgcttggagttacaaagagattcctggattggacccgaaagtagcagtccatcaccttgtaGTCAAAAATGGTGCTCGCCCTCTTAAGCAAGCTCAAAGGCGCtttaggccggacttggttcccttgattgaagccgaagttaacaaactcatcgaagctggctttatttgcaaagttaaatacccaacatgggtttcaagtattgtccctgtaaggaagaagaatggccagATTTGAGTGTGCGTTGAGTTTAAAGATCTCAACAATGTATGTCTAAAAGATGAATTTCCGCTTCCTATTCTGGAGCTGATAATCGACGCTACTACTGGTTACgaggcaatgtctttcatggTTGGTTCATTGGGCTATAACCAAATAcgcatggcaccaaaagatgaagagcttactacATTCCGTACCccaaagggtatttattgctacaaggtaatgcctttggGCTTAAtgaatgctggtgctacttaccaaagggctatgcagaatatttttgatgatcttctccacaagaatgtcgaatgctatgcTGACGACTTAAtggtgaaatcaagagagaagggcgaccacatgaaagacttgagaatggtatttgaattgctccggaggtaccaacttaggatgaatccattgaaatatacctttggagttacttctagaaagttccttggtttcattgttcGACATCGagggatcaaaattgatcaagccaaagtggatgccattttgaaaatgcttgagcctcgagatatccatgaattgaaaagtctgcaaggaaaactagcataccttagaagattcatatcaaacttggctgggaggtgccaaccatttagtCGCCTCATGAAAAAAGGcgttcctttcaagtgggaccaagcttgaagcaatgccttcgaaagtatcaaaacctgcttgatgaagcctccagttttagcagcTCCTATACCTGGAAAGCCATTGATTCTATACATTGCGGCACAGGAAAGGTTTGTTGGagcactgttggcccaagaaaattgtgaggggaaagaaaactctctttactacttgatcaggatgatgacaccaaaaGAGTTGAATTATTCaccaattgaaaagttgtgtttgcCGCTAGTCTtatcaattcaaaagttgaagcactactttcaagctcatgttgtctGTCTTGTTTCTAAAGAAActcccatcaagttcgtgatgtcaaaacctatTCTTAGTGATGgactagcgagatggtacctccaatttcaacaattcgagattttgtacatccctcaaaaggctataaaagaacaaaaattgacagacttcttggcagatcatccgatacctgatgacggggagctaactgatgaactacctgatgaggacgcaatggtcgttgaagttcaacctccatagaagatgtactttgatggtgttgTGCATCGTGGGGGATCTGGGGCtggtgtagtatttgtcactccccaaggtgaagtcttgccctactccttcaccttgacacaactctATTCCAACAATGTTACTGAGTATCAAAtattaatacttgggcttgaaatggccgttgatatgaagcaattgcaattgcaagtctttagTGACTCTTACTTAGTGGTCAATCAACTTTTGGGTAGTTATGAGGTtaagaagcctgaactacgccaATATCATGATTACTCTAACAAGTTGATGGGGGTGGCTCGGTGATGTGACTACtcagcatgtgccaaggaaagaaaataagaaggctgatgTTTTAGCTGCTCTAGCTTCATCATTAGCCCTGCCTGATCAAGCACAAGTTACCGTCTGCCAGAAATGGGTAGTATCGTCGccaaatgaggctgaaggtgaagaaaacgaactcaagcatcttgtttCTATTTCTAAAGTTGAGAAATAAGAATGGAGAtaacccattatcgactacttatgctatgggatacttccatAAAATTCGAGAAGAAGAATTGAAATCCGTCGTCGTacacctcgcttcctttactacaaatATACCCTATACAGAAGAtcattcgagggagtactcttgcgatacttaggggaagatgaagcactccaagctttgcaagaagcacattctggggtatgtgggcaccagtctggaccaaagctccactttcatataaaaaggatgggatattattgaccaatgatggtaaaagattgcttgaactacgctcgaagatgcaaggcttgtcaattccatgcgaattttattcatcaacctcctgaagtgttgcacccgactgtGGCATCTTGACCATTTGACTCTTGGGGATTGGATATTGTTCGACCACTACCAAAGTCCTCtagtgggcacctatacatcacggctgcaactgactacttatcgaaatgggctgaagttgttgctcttaaggaagtgaagaaggaaaatgttaCAAAAATCTGAGCATACACtatttatcgctttggcattcctcgttacataataacggataatggaaagccattcgataataggttgatgaacaagatttgtgatctctttggcttcaagcaacgtaactcttcgatgtacaatgctgtcgccaatggtctagctgaggcattcaacaaaacTTTATGCAACTTGCTAAAGAAAGTCGTCTCCAAttccaaacgagattggaatgactgcatggaagaagctctatgggcatataggacgactcaccgcacgccaacacaagcgactccttattcactcgtttatgTAGTCAAAGCCGTTttgccacttgagcgtcaaataccttcattacgactaggtattcaagaagggatcactgatgaagaaaatgctcgacttcgattagcagagttggaggctcttgatgagaaaaggttggaagctcaacagagtcttaAATGTTATCAAGCTTgattgtctcgcgccttcaataaaagagttctccagagatcctttcaagtaggagatcaagtccttgccatATGAAGACCcgtaattacttcccataaacttgtagggaagttcacttcaaaatgggatgggccatatgtcgtacgAGAAGCTTATTCAAGTGGGGATTACAAGCTAGTTGATGCAGATGGCATGAGAACTgccctatcaatggcaagtttttgaagaagtattatccttgaagttgcaaTGCTCCTTGACGCATGAGCCTAAATTGCATGTTGCTACACTGCTGGCCCGCATGAGTATATTCTGTGTACGACCCCTAAAAAAGAGTCTGCTAGGCTGAAAACTTCGAAAGAGGCGGCCCAGACAAAAGTTAGGAcatataaaaaaaagaatcacCCAGTCTGAACGACGATATGAGTTGATCCTCTTCGCCGAGGTACATAGGTAGTTTAGAGTTTCATttaagttcagtcgcataagttcaaaagacacatattgccccaattgttgttcgaATGAAGTATGAAGGAATGTAAGATCAAGCTAAAATGCCATCCTCCTgttgaactttgatctcatttgaCTTAAAGGGGCAAACCTTccatggtaaattgatatcttcaatGAGCCGATTTTAGAAAGATATcaagtatttgcattgaagtccaGGGATTCTCTATATCTTCAGGTTCGCCAAATCTTTAAGTTTGTTGGTCTCCAAGTCCGCCCTCTGCCTTAATAAAAAGGGAAGAGAAGTGAGGcatcaaaaggaaacacaagtaTAAGGAAAAGATTGCTTGACACAACGTTTCAAATTTAGTGAGACTTGAACCCAAGATATTTGTGAGAATATAGCTCTTAAATTTTGATTGATGGCAAGTAGGACATCTTCCGATCTCGAGGCTTCCATACCAAGATACAAAAGTTTTGGTGAAGTCGCGCAATCTAAAATCGTCAGTGTGTCAAAATTTTACGTTGACCTTGGAATATTATCTGAAACTATACTTATGGtataaaattttgtattttggaTATGATTTAAATTTCGAAGTTTGATTTCCGAAAAATCAAACGATTCATAATTTTGACGTTTCTAcaccaagatatgaattttttggtgagactgtGAAATTTAGAATTGATAGcatggtgcaatataaagttgatttcaaaatattatctgggacaATTCTGAAGttttttgattgagaattttggatatgttctagatattgaagtctagttttcaatAAATCAAACGGTTCATAATTTCGACGTTTCTACACCAAGATATGATATTTTTGTTAAGACtgcgcaaatctgaaattttcaacaTAGTGGAATCTAAAGTTGGgttcaaaatattatttggagCGATTCTGAAGGCGTTTGATTctaaattttgtatatatattagaTATTGAAGTCTAATTTTTGAAAATTCAAACGGTTCATTATTTAGACTCTCCCACTGCAAAATATGAATATTTTGTTACAATCGCTTAAAGCTAAAAATTATGCAACTAAGATAAAAGTCGGACAATGTAAATCAAAAGAGAAGCTGAAACATTTAAGCCCTCGAAGTCCCAAGTTGAAATCTTCAAGTTCGtcagtcttcaagttgaagtcttcacgtTCTCCAcccttcaagttgaaatatttaaaccCTCCAAGTCTCCAAGTTTAAGTCTTCAAatccgtcggtcttcaagtttcagtcttcaaattcGTCGGTCTTAAAGTCGAAATATTTaaacctccaaatcttcaagttgaaatcttCAAGTTAGGTCCTCAAACTCGTCAGTTTTCAAGTGAAAATATTTGAGCCCTCAAATATTTCAAGTTGAAACGTCAAAGTCTGCCGAATCTTCAAGTTTGTCAGTCTTCAGGTTGAAACGTCAAAGTCCGCCGAATCTTCAAGTTTGTCGGTCTTCAGGTTGAAGTTTGCAAAGTCCaccaaatcttcaaagttttccaagtgttcaagtaggcgtcatcaagtccataaagtcttcgagttgaagctttataactttccaatcttaaagtggacatataagtccctttgcaccttaagttgtcTTCTTCGtaggtttgtccttaaaaggaactataactttccaatcttaaggtggacatatgagtccttttgcaccttaagttggtctCTCTCTGATAGTCGAGCCACATTAAGAGTAGCCTTTCTgatagtcgagccacattgatagtaatctctccgatagtcgggccattaagagtaatctctccaatagtTGGGTCATTttaagagtaatctctccggtagtcgggtcattttgagagtaatctctccggtagtcgggtcattttgagagtaatctctccgatagtcgggccacattgagcgtaatctctccgataattgggtcattttgagagtaatctctccgatagtcgatccacattgagagtaatctctctgatagtcggGCCATTGAGAATAATCTCTCCGATATTTGGGTCAGGATGAATATCCATCCCCTCACACCCTAAGACCGTCTTCTTTATGCGTGAATCATCTGGTTGTACAAGAATATATCTTTCTCGCTTGACCTAAAAAAAAGGACAACAAAACAAGAAAAgtacaagaaaagaagaagaaattaccttcgcATTAATGCTTCCGAATTCACAAAAATAGACTCAAGTGGCTTGCGAAGATTGGGAATTGATGCCCAGCAAATACGAGCACACGGATTTATATAGATGGCAAAAGAGAACATTGGGAAGTCTGTTTCTCGATATGGGATGCGTGATTATCAGTATTGGAAAAGAAGAAAAGCTGAAGCGGTGAAGGTCTCTTACCTACGTATGGTTGAGATGTGAAAATTCAGTACTACTAATTAGTTCCTATAATAATCAGCCCCAGAACATTAATTTGAAAGAAGTTTGAACTGGACACTTTGCTATAATTTAGCGCACATAAACTGAACATCATAATCTTGAAGAAGTTATGTTTAATTAGGATTAGGATAGCTTACGTGGAAGGCTGAAGAAAACCCAATTCACTTTAACTTTAGCAATTGCTATTAGTTAATATGACAACTCTCTGCTACTTCACGTGACTAATATGGAAAATTCTTACTATTTCCTTCCACCCAATTGGAGAATGAAATCTCATCACTAGAAGGCAAAACTACATCAAGGGAATTAATAGACATGTGTAACTGTGGTCCAATGCATTAACATGCAAATAAGTCGCACGGATATTTATTAATTTCATATAGCATTAATTTAATACTTCAAGCCTAGTCTTAAAAAGTTTAGCCACCTCAACAAATCTTGAAGTAGGGGGTATTtataggcatataaattttattaaaattaaatttataaaataatttgggttatgttttaaattcaagatatattagtccaaataaatactaCGGGCTAAtacaattgaattaattatataagtccaatatatatgaattaaataaataagtcttaattcattgggctaaagtgatgaacTCACtttattaagcccaagatgtcatctttctagaggcccagtttggtgccacgtgtcaaatgattTGGCAGGCCAAATCAAACGGAAGAGCCCATAGGATCATGCgacatgtcaaaatgacaaggcatgccaagtcacgcTAAAAGACCAATGAAATcgtgccacgtgtgcaagtgacatgttctggccaatcaaatgtgaCCATGTTACACtacaatttgattggtcggaaagagtttgttcttatcataactcttccctcccacaactataaataggggttttCATAACCCAGAAGAGACACTAGAAGTtgtaacaagaagcaagagagagctcgtggatcaaacaccgcaaatttctctacaagtttcaagcttcaagcaatcaagttcaagttcaagaaattaagttcaagctcaagaacaaagaACGAATCAAGATCaaattcaagcaatcaagctcaagctcaagaacaagatcatcgttcgtggaaacaaatatagattcaagatcaagctcaaagacccttgaatttatttactattgaaaagaagaatcagaggattcatagagattgtaacactcaaatattcgaaataaaatattACGATTGTTacaatatttttcggtcttgattttatatTTTCTAGATGTAAAGTTATTGTTTACAGTAGCCAATGCAATAAGTTTTTGGCTATAACTTGCAATCAAATATAATGGGCTAGCGGTTGTCGTAAGTTAGTGCCGAACGGCCAATTAAGTAAGTATCTCTGACATATTAGTCCGGCCCCATTAGGATTCCAGCTAGGACTGTTTAAAAGTTGTACTCCTGGGCCTGCCCATTCTGATAGGGCCTTAATAACTATAAATCTTTTGGGCCATTCTTTCGAGGATTTGCATGtatacccgttttttgtgtcatgttttaacttgtgcccgatttgcaaaaaaaattacaagcgtacccaTTTTTTCGCATaatttcagcatacggggctgaagtagtaaaggcaatcacgcaaaacttcagtattctagtagacgggcctgaagtagcaagtatTTTGAACCAAGTGTGCTAAAGTTTTTGTTCGTAATTGCTGGACtaaagcatagtagctgaagttttgttctctatttgcattgctgaagtttttgttttgtaactggcgaacttcagctcaagagctgaaatttttgtttttggcgaactttagctctagagctgaagtttttgttttgtaactggcgaactctctagagctgaagtttttgttttgtaactggcgaacttcagctttttatttttgtaactagagctgaagtttttgttttgtaactggcgaacttcagctctagagctgaaatttttattttgtaattggcgaacttcagctctagagctgaagttatttagttcatttgtaaaagtttcagcactatataagcaaTGGACATTTTATTTCTTATTGCATATAACTATACAAGTAACTTGGTGTTTCCTTGTCATGGCAAGATGCTAAATTTGTGGTGAATTGCTTTCACTTCAGCCTGAAGTTAAGGGTGAAAAGGACATGGTGCCAAACAATGACCACTTGCAGATCCATTCGTATTTCTTGACTGGAATACAGTAATGTAAGAAAATTTTCGTCTTATCATTGAACCAGATATGTCTACACAAAATTTTAATAACTGAAGTTCCATAGCAGCATcaacagcagcagaagaaagaagaagaagcaaaagaagaagaaaacgaaggaggaggagaaagagggctgaagttatttaaaaagtgggtacaagttaaaagttttaaaaaaaaataggtatatgttaaatgggggcgaccaaatagggtgcCCTATGCAATTTTTACATTCATCTCTCACCTGGCTATAAAATAGGGGAAAAGGTGTATTAtatggaaaattttattttgtgtctcatacaactgacactagttgtatgaggcaatatttttgtctcacagttttaTGGACCCAGATTTCTGTGGACCCATAAGTGTAAGATTgaggtccacaaatttgtgagacaaaaaagagtctcatacaactagtgtcagttgtatgaaatacaaaataaaacttcttgtATTATATCTAGGACTTTCGAGAAATTCATGGTATTTGTAAACTAGAGAGTTTAATAGTAATATTTTTATTCACGAAAATGAATTAGAAttgtatatttttgaattttgctgAAAGAACATATTGATTTTCTGGTTATACAAAATAGAACAGAAGAAGAAGTATTTACCCATAAAACTTTGATCATATAAATTAATCCTTTGTGGAGTATAACTCGTCTGAAACATTTCCCTACAAAGACAGTGGACAATGTTTGAAACTGACAAAAAGAAAAAGTAGATATTTAACTTCAAGTCATGATGCTGTTTATAACTTTGCTGTCGTTTGGTTGCATAGGAAACAAGttattacaaaattaattatcttAGAATTAGTTATCTTGGGATTACTTACCCTATCCTCTCATAGGGATAAAGAAACACTAAAATTTTGAAATAATTAATTTCGGAATTAGTTATATTACGATTTTATTCCaatcaaatataaaataaatttatCTTATATTTAATCCTAAGATTAATTATCCTTTATCGGTCGTAGCAAACGAGCGACTAGTGCTTACTATTGCCTTTCGTCTAGGTTCCGTATCTCTGCAACATATTTGTCAAAATAAATAAAACCAGTGTCAGACAATTTGCCAACGAATAGTCAAACAATAATTCAGCGGAGGACTCATATCACTAAATTTTAAGTGATCTAAGTGAATAAAtatgccatttagcaaatttatgagcttataataataataatttaatgcAACTTGGGAGATTCTATCGTAAAATATGTGCTTGTAATCTAAGATCGCAGCATCGAATCTTACTGGTGTGCAGCTAATATTTTTTCctaagtaggcgtttggacataagaattgtaaaattttaaaaaatggtgaaattttttttcaagtgaaaataatatttgaaataaagttatgtttggacataaattttaCTTTgggttatttttaaatttttgtgagtgatttgagtaaaaattttgaaaaacaattttttggagtttttcaaatttttgaaaatttccaAATGTATCTTCAAGTGAAATATTGAAATTTTATAAACAAACACtcatttaaaaaaaagtaaaaattttttggaaaaaaaaaattgtatgtccaaacgggctctaagacTTGAATCCCAAAGAAACTCTTTTTCCAAAACTCTTGGTACACTGTGAAATTAGGCTGGCAATGCGACCTTCTTAGCTACTTCCCATTTCTTGCTAGCATCATCACTAGGACAAGTATTTATGTTCCCGCCGTTGCCATATTGAGTAGAGTTTAATTATAAGTGGCGAGCATAGGAGCGAACTACTCATTAAGTGCCGCCTCCGAACTTTTGACTTAAGGGTTCAGGCAAATTATATGACTGTTTTCTATCTATATATACACTTATATATTTAGAATTTTTGTGGAAGATAACGGGTCTAGTGGCCCCTCTTTTCCAAACACAAATCCGCCTCTGGTGTTATTTTTACGTAAATCTTTTAACTAATACAGTTGCAACGCAAATCTTCTCCGAGCATAATTATTGCAGTTATTTATAatctaataaaaataataattgacTTACTATTGCTAATTTACTATAGAGTATCTATAGCTAGTTAAACTAATAGAGTAGCATAATACTTTTACATTGTCGGTGTATTTTTTAAATCCTATACCCCAAGAAAGGATAGGGTGGAGTGGTTTATTTCCTTGTGCTATAAATTCATGATACATCACTCTTCCTTTTGCTTCACATCCAAGCTCAGTATATCCGAGCTCTCAGTTTTCTcctttgtaccccttttctttGTTACTGAAAAATGGCATTCCAAAAAGCATTTGCTGCTTTGCTTATTGCCTCCTTTATGCTTTTCCATTTCACTAATGCCTTTCAAAAGGTTCTTCTATTTTAAATCTCAAATAGCACAATCATGTTGTTAACTCTTTCAACTTGAAATAACATTTGATTTTGGAATATTGGCGCAGGTTGACTACAGCGAGCCATCAGCACCAGCACCAGCCCCTCAAG contains:
- the LOC138885108 gene encoding uncharacterized protein; its protein translation is MYNAVANGLAEAFNKTLCNLLKKVVSNSKRDWNDCMEEALWAYRTTHRTPTQATPYSLVYVVKAVLPLERQIPSLRLGIQEGITDEENARLRLAELEALDEKRLEAQQSLKWKFTSKWDGPYVVREAYSSGDYKLVDADGMRTALSMASF